The Thiorhodovibrio litoralis genome includes a window with the following:
- the thrS gene encoding threonine--tRNA ligase has protein sequence MPLIRLPDGSERRFDTPLSIQAIAEDIGPGLAKAALAGRVNGREVDLGFVVGEDAEVAIITRRDEEALELLRHDAAHVMAQAVQELYPGTQVTIGPAIENGFYYDFDREQPFTPDDLTAIEARMKEIVKRDLPIVREVLEREEAKRVFGELGETYKVEIINDIIPEGEEVSIYRQGDWFDVCRGPHLPSTGKLADGFKLTKVAGAYWRGDSRNPMLQRIYGTAWRDKKELKGYLHRLEEAEKRDHRKLGRTLDLFHFQDEAPGMAFWHHKGRTVYRLVEQYMREKLDEYGYEEVETPQVLDRSLWERSGHWEKFSDDMFTTQLDERDYAIKPMNCPGHIQLYNQGLRSYRDLPLKLAEFGVVHRSEPSGTLHGLMRARRFTQDDAHVFCTEDQLQAEVATLIDMVFETYRDFGFEQIDLALSLRPEKRVGSDELWDKGEAALDQSLRDKGLEFRVQPGEGAFYGPKIEFTLRDSIGRTWQCGTIQVDFSMPGRLDAHYIAEDNSKQTPVMIHRAILGSMERFIGILIEHYAGALPVWLAPVQAVIMNITDRQAETVTQATKVLHDKGFRVISDLRNEKIGFKIREHTLQKIPYLLVVGDREVENASFAVRDRNGQDLGNLSVDAFAERLASEIRERH, from the coding sequence ATGCCCCTGATCAGGCTCCCCGATGGCTCCGAGCGCCGCTTTGACACGCCGCTCAGCATCCAAGCCATTGCTGAAGACATCGGCCCGGGTCTCGCCAAGGCCGCGCTCGCCGGGCGAGTCAATGGCCGCGAGGTGGATCTCGGCTTTGTGGTCGGCGAGGATGCCGAGGTCGCCATCATCACCCGCCGCGACGAAGAAGCCCTTGAGCTGCTGCGCCACGATGCCGCGCATGTGATGGCTCAAGCTGTGCAGGAGCTGTATCCGGGCACCCAGGTCACCATCGGCCCGGCGATCGAGAACGGCTTCTATTACGACTTCGACCGCGAGCAACCCTTCACGCCCGATGATCTCACCGCCATTGAGGCGCGCATGAAGGAGATCGTCAAGCGCGATCTGCCCATTGTGCGCGAGGTGCTCGAACGCGAGGAGGCCAAGCGCGTCTTCGGTGAGCTTGGTGAGACCTACAAGGTCGAGATCATCAACGACATCATCCCTGAAGGCGAGGAAGTCTCCATCTATCGCCAGGGCGACTGGTTCGATGTCTGCCGCGGACCGCATCTGCCAAGCACCGGCAAGCTGGCTGATGGCTTCAAGCTGACCAAGGTGGCCGGGGCCTATTGGCGCGGCGACTCGCGCAACCCCATGCTGCAGCGCATCTATGGCACCGCCTGGCGCGATAAGAAGGAGCTGAAGGGCTATCTACATCGCCTCGAGGAAGCCGAGAAGCGCGACCATCGCAAGCTCGGGCGCACGCTTGATCTGTTCCACTTCCAGGACGAAGCTCCGGGCATGGCTTTCTGGCACCACAAGGGCCGGACGGTCTATCGGCTGGTCGAGCAGTACATGCGCGAGAAGCTCGACGAATACGGCTACGAAGAAGTCGAAACACCTCAGGTGCTGGATCGCTCTCTATGGGAGCGCTCCGGACACTGGGAGAAGTTTTCTGACGACATGTTCACCACCCAGCTTGATGAGCGCGACTATGCCATCAAGCCGATGAACTGCCCCGGCCACATTCAGCTGTATAATCAAGGCCTGCGCAGCTATCGCGACCTGCCGCTGAAACTGGCAGAATTCGGCGTGGTGCATCGCAGCGAGCCATCGGGCACCCTGCACGGGTTGATGCGCGCGCGCCGCTTTACGCAAGACGACGCCCATGTCTTTTGCACCGAGGACCAACTCCAGGCCGAGGTCGCGACCCTGATCGACATGGTGTTCGAGACCTATCGGGACTTCGGCTTCGAGCAGATTGATCTGGCGCTCTCACTGCGCCCTGAAAAGCGCGTGGGTTCCGATGAGTTATGGGACAAGGGCGAGGCGGCACTGGACCAGTCTCTGCGCGACAAGGGGCTTGAGTTCCGCGTGCAGCCCGGCGAAGGCGCCTTTTATGGACCGAAGATTGAGTTCACCCTGCGCGACAGCATCGGGCGCACCTGGCAGTGCGGCACCATTCAGGTGGATTTCTCCATGCCTGGGCGGCTCGACGCCCATTACATCGCCGAGGACAACAGCAAACAAACCCCGGTGATGATCCATCGTGCCATCTTGGGCTCCATGGAGCGCTTCATCGGTATTCTGATCGAACATTACGCCGGTGCCCTGCCCGTTTGGCTCGCGCCCGTGCAGGCGGTGATCATGAATATTACCGATCGCCAGGCAGAAACCGTCACCCAAGCCACGAAAGTCTTGCATGACAAGGGATTTCGCGTCATCTCGGACTTGAGAAACGAGAAGATCGGCTTTAAAATCCGCGAGCACACGCTCCAGAAGATACCCTACCTGCTGGTCGTCGGCGATCGCGAGGTGGAAAATGCCAGCTTCGCCGTGCGTGATCGCAATGGCCAAGATCTCGGCAACCTGTCTGTCGACGCTTTTGCTGAACGGCTCGCAAGCGAGATTCGCGAACGACATTGA
- the rplT gene encoding 50S ribosomal protein L20, which translates to MPRVKRGVTAHAKHKKILDQAKGYYGARSKVYRVAKQAVIKAGQYAYRDRRQKKRQFRALWIARINAAARMNGLSYSRMMNGLSKAGVEIDRKVLADIAYHDDAAFAALAEQAKGALAA; encoded by the coding sequence ATGCCAAGAGTTAAACGCGGTGTTACCGCACACGCCAAACACAAGAAGATTCTCGATCAAGCCAAGGGCTATTACGGTGCCCGGAGCAAGGTCTATCGCGTCGCCAAGCAGGCGGTCATCAAGGCCGGCCAGTACGCCTATCGCGACCGCCGCCAGAAAAAGCGCCAGTTCCGCGCGCTCTGGATTGCCCGCATCAACGCCGCCGCGCGCATGAACGGCCTGTCCTACAGCCGCATGATGAATGGCCTGAGCAAAGCCGGTGTCGAGATCGACCGCAAGGTTCTTGCCGACATCGCCTACCATGACGACGCAGCCTTCGCCGCGCTGGCCGAGCAGGCCAAGGGCGCGCTCGCGGCCTGA
- a CDS encoding LbtU family siderophore porin, which yields MTNRQLSGAIAIAIAIAGITAQPVLPQPVFEQSVEQLEQENARPAAPQTAPKTSQIAQHNQQIKQIQGGAPQRVGKLDDALESSEGGWFQGIEIGGLIELEASYISPYEGDSESDVVLATVELGIASQINDWVDIEASLLYEQDATDLEVDLAVVTIHHPDVSPLFLTAGQFYLPFGVYETNLISDPLTLDIGEARETAVQLGFLYQGFSGSLYAFNGDHQIDGKNQINSWGANLAWAVDTDSYSLTVGAGYINDLGDSNTLQDAVSDNRQAIYDQLAEGEDPNAGQFRTDPTERTGGWTANLGIIIGDFNLIAEYLTASERFDPSSLAYRNKGAQPSAWNIEVGYSLPVFGRDSVAAIAYQGTEQAVALELPETSWLLGWSVEIFERTALAFEYRHDSDYSVRNGGTGKDASALVAQLAVEF from the coding sequence ATGACGAACAGACAGCTTTCCGGCGCGATCGCCATCGCCATCGCCATTGCAGGCATCACCGCACAGCCGGTGCTTCCCCAGCCGGTGTTCGAGCAAAGCGTCGAACAGCTAGAGCAGGAAAACGCCCGTCCGGCCGCCCCTCAGACCGCCCCCAAGACATCCCAGATCGCCCAACATAACCAACAGATTAAACAGATCCAAGGCGGCGCCCCGCAACGAGTCGGTAAACTCGATGACGCACTCGAGAGCAGCGAGGGCGGCTGGTTTCAGGGCATCGAAATCGGCGGACTGATCGAGCTCGAGGCGTCCTACATCTCCCCCTATGAAGGCGATTCCGAATCTGATGTCGTGCTGGCCACCGTCGAGCTTGGCATCGCCTCCCAGATCAACGACTGGGTCGACATTGAGGCGTCCCTGCTCTACGAGCAAGACGCCACCGACCTGGAAGTCGACCTGGCCGTTGTCACCATCCATCACCCGGATGTGTCGCCCCTGTTCTTGACCGCCGGTCAGTTCTATCTGCCCTTCGGTGTGTATGAGACCAATCTGATCTCAGACCCGCTGACGCTGGACATTGGCGAGGCACGCGAAACGGCCGTCCAACTTGGTTTTCTCTATCAGGGCTTCAGCGGCAGCCTCTATGCCTTTAACGGCGATCATCAGATCGACGGCAAGAACCAGATCAACAGTTGGGGTGCCAACCTGGCTTGGGCGGTGGACACCGACAGCTACTCGCTCACCGTCGGGGCCGGCTACATCAACGATCTTGGCGACTCCAACACCCTGCAAGACGCGGTCTCGGACAATCGCCAGGCGATTTACGATCAACTGGCCGAAGGCGAAGACCCCAACGCGGGCCAGTTTCGCACCGACCCGACTGAACGCACTGGCGGCTGGACCGCCAATTTGGGCATCATCATCGGCGACTTTAACCTCATCGCCGAATATTTGACCGCCAGCGAGCGCTTTGATCCTTCCAGCCTGGCATATCGCAACAAAGGCGCCCAGCCATCGGCCTGGAACATTGAGGTCGGCTACAGCTTACCGGTCTTCGGTCGCGACAGCGTCGCCGCCATCGCCTACCAGGGCACCGAGCAAGCCGTCGCCCTCGAACTACCCGAGACCAGTTGGCTGCTCGGCTGGTCAGTCGAGATCTTTGAGCGCACAGCCCTCGCGTTCGAATATCGCCATGATAGCGACTATAGCGTCCGCAATGGTGGCACCGGCAAAGATGCCAGCGCCCTGGTCGCACAACTGGCCGTCGAGTTCTAA
- a CDS encoding MerR family transcriptional regulator: protein MSEPSINAESSSAEGKGTEQLPPIPGKRYFTIGEVSELCDVKPHVLRYWEQEFPQLKPVKRRGNRRYYQRHDVLMVRQIRSLLYDHGFTIGGARQQLSSDTAKQDVSHSSQIIRQVRTELEEVLLTLKRRVGHG from the coding sequence ATGTCGGAACCGAGCATTAACGCCGAAAGCAGCAGTGCCGAAGGCAAAGGCACCGAGCAACTGCCGCCGATTCCCGGCAAGCGCTACTTCACCATCGGTGAGGTGAGCGAGCTGTGTGACGTCAAGCCCCATGTGCTGCGCTACTGGGAGCAGGAATTCCCCCAGCTCAAGCCGGTCAAGCGTCGCGGCAACCGGCGTTACTACCAGCGCCACGATGTGCTCATGGTGCGCCAGATCCGCAGCCTGCTCTACGACCACGGCTTCACCATCGGCGGCGCCCGCCAGCAGCTCTCAAGCGACACCGCAAAGCAGGACGTCTCCCACAGCTCTCAGATCATCCGCCAGGTCCGCACCGAGCTCGAGGAAGTCCTGCTCACCCTCAAGCGCCGCGTGGGTCACGGCTAA
- the rpmI gene encoding 50S ribosomal protein L35 — MPKIKTNRGAAKRFARTAAGGFKRNASHRRHILTKKATKRKRQLRSAHRLHKADQRAARRMMPYC; from the coding sequence ATGCCCAAAATTAAGACGAACCGTGGTGCAGCCAAGCGCTTCGCCCGCACCGCCGCTGGCGGATTCAAACGCAATGCCTCTCACCGGCGCCATATCCTGACCAAGAAGGCCACCAAGAGAAAGCGCCAGTTGCGCTCGGCTCATCGCCTGCACAAGGCCGATCAGCGCGCCGCGCGGCGCATGATGCCCTACTGCTAG
- a CDS encoding phosphomannomutase yields the protein MIEREKAMQIGDLMMTSGVKFGTSGARGRVADMTDAICYSYTRGFLGHLFESHGLQGGDQVALAGDYRDSTGRILAACAQAVRDAGCEPLYCGRIPAPAVAAFAFARSMASIMVTGSHIPDDRNGIKFNLPAGEILKDDEAGIAHQPVIIPPGVFTDAGAFQSGAPPLPPLMDDAQAAYRQRFLDFFPSDCLSGLRIGLYEHSTVARDPFYEILSGLGAQVTKLGFSERFVPVDTEAIRPEDWVLARDWCAGGDFDALVSADGDGDRPLLADASGNWLRGDVVGILCARALGAEAIATPVSCNTAVDRMADFSRVFRTRIGSPYVIAGMKTLIDEGYRPVVGYEANGGFLIASCIERDGRLLPALPTRDAAIVAVAVLADAKARGLSLAQLHADLPSRFTESDRIKEFPLELGRERLGAFNRGDQEADLVAFNQAFGDHFAPAVAIDHTDGVRASLSNGEILHLRPSGNAPELRAYTEADSAERAAEMNRRCMGVLQSWL from the coding sequence ATGATTGAGCGGGAGAAGGCCATGCAGATTGGCGATTTGATGATGACCTCGGGGGTAAAGTTTGGCACCAGTGGCGCGCGTGGGCGGGTGGCGGACATGACGGATGCTATCTGTTACAGCTACACGCGCGGGTTTCTCGGCCATCTGTTTGAGAGCCATGGGCTGCAGGGCGGTGACCAGGTCGCCCTGGCCGGTGACTACCGCGACAGCACCGGGCGCATTCTCGCCGCCTGCGCCCAGGCAGTGCGCGATGCCGGCTGCGAGCCGCTGTATTGCGGGCGTATCCCGGCGCCGGCGGTCGCTGCCTTTGCGTTCGCCCGCAGCATGGCGAGCATCATGGTGACCGGCAGCCATATTCCCGACGATCGCAACGGCATTAAATTCAATCTGCCCGCCGGTGAGATCTTGAAAGACGACGAGGCCGGCATCGCGCATCAGCCGGTAATCATCCCGCCCGGGGTTTTTACCGACGCCGGCGCTTTCCAGAGCGGCGCCCCGCCGCTGCCGCCACTGATGGATGACGCGCAGGCGGCTTACCGGCAACGCTTTCTCGACTTTTTCCCCAGCGACTGTCTTTCCGGCTTGCGCATCGGCCTCTACGAGCACTCCACCGTTGCCCGCGATCCGTTCTACGAGATTTTGTCCGGACTTGGGGCGCAGGTCACCAAGCTTGGCTTCTCCGAGCGTTTTGTGCCGGTGGACACTGAGGCCATCCGTCCCGAGGATTGGGTTCTAGCCCGCGACTGGTGCGCTGGCGGTGATTTTGACGCCCTGGTATCGGCCGATGGCGACGGCGACCGGCCGCTGTTGGCCGATGCTAGCGGCAACTGGCTGCGCGGCGATGTGGTCGGCATCCTGTGCGCGCGAGCGTTGGGCGCCGAGGCCATCGCCACACCGGTCAGCTGCAACACGGCTGTTGACCGCATGGCTGATTTCTCGCGTGTTTTCAGAACGCGCATCGGTTCGCCTTATGTGATCGCCGGGATGAAAACCCTGATCGACGAAGGCTACCGCCCGGTGGTCGGCTATGAGGCCAATGGCGGTTTTCTGATCGCCTCCTGCATTGAGCGTGACGGGCGTCTGCTCCCGGCCTTGCCCACGCGCGACGCAGCCATTGTCGCCGTTGCCGTGCTAGCCGATGCGAAAGCACGCGGATTGTCGCTGGCGCAGCTGCACGCGGACCTGCCGTCGCGCTTCACCGAGAGCGACCGCATCAAGGAGTTTCCGCTCGAGCTAGGTCGCGAGCGCCTGGGCGCCTTCAATCGCGGGGACCAGGAGGCGGATCTCGTGGCCTTCAACCAGGCGTTTGGCGATCACTTCGCACCAGCAGTCGCGATCGATCACACCGACGGGGTTCGCGCCAGCCTGAGCAATGGTGAGATTCTCCATTTGCGTCCGTCCGGTAATGCACCGGAGCTGCGCGCCTACACCGAGGCCGACAGTGCCGAGCGCGCGGCGGAGATGAATCGCCGCTGCATGGGGGTGCTGCAGAGCTGGCTGTAA
- the ihfA gene encoding integration host factor subunit alpha, which produces MALTKADMAEHLYEELGLNKREAKDVVEMFFEEIRSALERGEQVKLSGFGNFDLREKRERPGRNPKTGEEIPITARRVVTFRPGQKLKSRVEAYVGTEH; this is translated from the coding sequence ATGGCACTCACCAAAGCCGATATGGCGGAACATCTCTACGAAGAACTTGGGCTCAACAAACGCGAGGCCAAGGACGTTGTGGAAATGTTCTTTGAGGAAATCCGCAGTGCTCTCGAGCGCGGCGAGCAGGTAAAGTTATCCGGCTTCGGCAACTTCGACCTACGCGAGAAACGGGAGCGGCCGGGCCGCAACCCCAAAACTGGGGAGGAAATCCCCATCACCGCCAGGCGGGTCGTCACCTTCCGCCCGGGGCAAAAACTCAAGTCGCGGGTAGAAGCCTATGTCGGAACCGAGCATTAA
- the pheS gene encoding phenylalanine--tRNA ligase subunit alpha → MSALGSQLRHETGAADSLAALDDARVRYLGKNGHLTALLKQLGRLPPESRPTAGQAINRAKTEAQQLIDQQRERLEAAALEARLAGERVDVTLPGRGQHPGGLHPVTRTMNRIERLFASAGFEVAEGPEVEDDYHNFEALNIPPEHPARAMHDTFYFPDGRLLRTHTSPVQIRVMEEREPPLRIIAPGRVYRCDSDLTHTPMFHQVEGFLVDERATFADLKGVLYEFLRHFFEQADLSLRFRPSYFPFTEPSAEVDVQCVKCGGSGCRICKQSGWLEVLGCGMIHPEVFRHVGIDTERFQGYAFGMGVERLAMLRYGVDDLRLFFDNDLRFLAQFA, encoded by the coding sequence CTGAGCGCTCTTGGCAGCCAACTTCGCCACGAGACGGGCGCGGCCGACAGCCTCGCCGCGCTTGATGACGCGCGGGTGCGCTATCTAGGCAAGAACGGCCATCTGACTGCGCTGCTCAAGCAGCTTGGGCGATTGCCGCCGGAGTCCCGTCCGACAGCCGGGCAAGCCATCAACCGGGCTAAAACCGAGGCCCAGCAGCTGATCGATCAGCAGCGCGAGCGGCTCGAGGCCGCCGCGCTTGAGGCCCGCCTTGCCGGCGAGCGCGTCGATGTCACCCTGCCCGGCCGCGGTCAGCACCCGGGTGGGCTGCATCCGGTCACCCGCACCATGAATCGCATCGAGCGGCTGTTTGCCAGCGCCGGATTTGAGGTTGCCGAGGGGCCGGAGGTCGAGGACGATTATCATAACTTTGAGGCGCTCAACATCCCGCCCGAGCATCCAGCGCGGGCGATGCATGACACCTTTTACTTCCCGGACGGGCGCCTGCTGCGCACCCACACCTCGCCGGTACAGATTCGGGTGATGGAAGAGCGCGAGCCGCCGCTGCGCATCATCGCACCAGGGCGTGTTTATCGCTGCGACTCCGACCTCACCCACACCCCCATGTTCCATCAGGTGGAGGGCTTTCTGGTCGACGAGCGCGCCACCTTTGCCGATCTGAAGGGCGTACTCTATGAGTTTCTGCGCCACTTCTTCGAGCAGGCCGATCTCTCCCTGCGCTTTCGCCCGTCCTACTTTCCCTTCACCGAACCTTCGGCGGAAGTGGACGTGCAATGCGTCAAATGCGGCGGCAGCGGCTGTCGCATCTGCAAGCAAAGCGGCTGGCTCGAGGTGCTCGGCTGCGGCATGATCCACCCGGAAGTCTTCCGCCATGTCGGCATCGACACCGAGCGCTTCCAGGGCTACGCCTTCGGCATGGGCGTCGAGCGCCTGGCAATGCTGCGCTACGGTGTCGATGACCTGCGGCTATTTTTCGACAACGACCTGCGCTTCCTGGCTCAGTTCGCCTGA
- the pheT gene encoding phenylalanine--tRNA ligase subunit beta encodes MQLSEAWLREWVDPPIDTQTLTDQLSMAGLEVDAVAPVAGEFTGVVIGQVLSVDPHPDAAKLRLCRVDAGQGEPLQIICGAANVAAEQHVPVAVIGARLPGDFKIKKAKLRGVESFGMICSASELGLAESSDGILVLPPEAPVGEDFRAWMGLNDHSIELDLTPDRGDCLCLAGVAREVGVINRVPLTAPQCDPVPPTSEEHWPLEVSATAACPHYVCRLVRDINPDARTPLWMRERLRRSGLRPISPVVDVTNYVLLELGQPLHAFDAERLTGAVQVRLARDGEPLTLLNDEQIKLHPDALVIADDSGAIALAGIMGGASTAVSDSTRHILFESAFFAPQAVAGRARRYGLHTDASHRFERGVDPELQVRAIERATALLIEIAGGTPGPVVAARAEAELPTRPSVSLRRERIPRLLGISLADAEVAEILTRLGLEPSPAAHGWQVQIPGHRFDLRREADLIAELGRIYGYDRIQPSQAQSATCMSAPHEAAFDLDQARTRLIGRGYFEAVTYSFVSPAQQKLIDPEVEALALSNPISAELSVMRTSLWPGLLQTAQQNLARQQARIRLFETGLRFRPGLDEQDALEQEPMLAALAIGDVLPEQWGCDSQPVDFHSIKRDLEELLSLTGRAQEFSLVPAAHPALHPGQCARIEHAGAEVGWIGMLHPSVAKPLDLPDASYVFELRLNQLAQGRIPAFSPLSRFPSIRRDLALLVDTDTPYGATEASARAAAGDWLRELLVFDVYAGEKIAHNQKSIALGLILQSSSQTLTDNGVEDAVARVLTRLEQDLGARLRS; translated from the coding sequence ATGCAACTGAGCGAAGCCTGGCTCCGCGAATGGGTCGACCCACCCATCGACACCCAAACGCTGACCGATCAACTCAGCATGGCCGGATTGGAAGTCGATGCCGTCGCACCAGTCGCCGGCGAGTTCACTGGCGTGGTGATCGGCCAGGTTCTTAGCGTCGATCCGCACCCCGACGCAGCCAAGCTGCGCCTGTGTCGGGTCGATGCCGGTCAGGGCGAGCCGTTGCAGATCATCTGCGGCGCGGCCAATGTCGCGGCCGAGCAGCATGTGCCTGTGGCCGTCATTGGCGCGCGTCTGCCGGGCGACTTCAAGATCAAGAAAGCCAAGCTGCGCGGGGTCGAGTCCTTCGGCATGATCTGCTCGGCCTCCGAACTCGGCCTGGCGGAAAGCTCCGACGGCATCTTGGTGCTGCCACCGGAAGCGCCGGTGGGCGAGGACTTTCGCGCATGGATGGGCCTGAACGATCATTCCATTGAACTCGACCTCACCCCAGACCGCGGCGATTGCCTCTGCCTGGCCGGCGTGGCTCGCGAGGTCGGTGTCATCAACCGCGTGCCGCTCACCGCCCCACAATGCGACCCTGTCCCGCCGACCAGTGAAGAGCACTGGCCTCTTGAGGTCAGCGCCACGGCAGCCTGCCCGCACTATGTCTGCCGCCTGGTGCGCGACATCAACCCAGACGCCCGCACCCCGCTATGGATGCGCGAGCGCCTGCGCCGCAGCGGCCTGCGTCCCATCAGCCCGGTGGTGGATGTCACCAACTATGTGCTGCTTGAGCTTGGCCAGCCGCTGCACGCCTTCGACGCCGAGCGTTTGACCGGTGCCGTGCAGGTGCGCCTCGCGCGCGACGGCGAGCCTCTGACCCTGCTCAACGACGAGCAAATCAAGCTGCACCCGGATGCGCTGGTGATCGCCGATGATAGCGGCGCCATCGCCTTGGCCGGCATCATGGGCGGCGCCTCCACCGCGGTCAGCGATAGCACCCGGCATATTCTGTTTGAGAGCGCCTTCTTCGCCCCGCAAGCGGTTGCCGGGCGCGCGCGCCGATACGGACTGCACACCGATGCCTCGCACCGGTTCGAGCGCGGCGTCGACCCCGAACTGCAAGTCCGCGCCATTGAGCGCGCCACCGCCCTGTTAATCGAAATTGCCGGCGGCACCCCAGGTCCGGTCGTGGCTGCCCGCGCCGAGGCCGAGCTGCCAACGCGCCCAAGCGTTAGCCTGCGGCGCGAGCGCATCCCGCGGCTGCTCGGCATTTCCCTCGCGGATGCAGAGGTTGCAGAGATACTCACCCGGCTTGGCCTGGAGCCCAGCCCCGCCGCTCATGGCTGGCAGGTTCAGATCCCCGGTCATCGCTTCGACCTGCGCCGTGAGGCCGACCTGATCGCCGAGCTTGGGCGCATCTATGGCTACGACCGTATTCAACCCAGTCAGGCGCAGTCGGCAACCTGCATGAGTGCCCCGCACGAGGCGGCCTTCGATCTCGACCAGGCGCGCACCCGGCTGATCGGGCGCGGCTACTTCGAGGCGGTGACCTATAGCTTCGTCAGCCCCGCGCAGCAAAAGCTGATTGACCCCGAGGTCGAGGCGCTCGCGCTCAGCAACCCCATTTCCGCCGAGCTCTCGGTCATGCGCACCAGCCTGTGGCCCGGCCTGTTGCAAACCGCGCAGCAGAACCTTGCCCGCCAGCAGGCACGCATCCGCCTGTTCGAAACCGGGCTGCGCTTTCGCCCCGGCCTTGATGAGCAGGACGCACTTGAGCAAGAGCCCATGCTCGCGGCCCTGGCCATTGGCGACGTTCTGCCGGAACAGTGGGGCTGCGACAGCCAGCCCGTCGATTTTCACTCCATCAAGCGCGATCTGGAAGAGCTCCTGTCATTGACTGGCAGAGCACAGGAATTTTCTCTGGTTCCCGCCGCCCACCCAGCCCTGCATCCCGGTCAGTGCGCGCGTATCGAGCACGCCGGAGCGGAAGTTGGCTGGATCGGCATGCTCCATCCATCGGTCGCCAAGCCACTGGACTTGCCCGACGCGAGCTATGTGTTCGAGCTGCGCCTGAACCAACTCGCCCAAGGACGGATTCCCGCCTTCAGCCCCTTGTCCCGGTTTCCCTCTATTCGTCGCGACCTGGCATTGTTGGTTGATACCGACACGCCCTATGGCGCAACCGAGGCCAGTGCACGCGCTGCCGCCGGTGACTGGTTACGCGAGCTGCTGGTTTTCGACGTCTATGCGGGAGAAAAAATCGCCCATAATCAAAAAAGCATCGCTTTGGGATTGATTTTACAGTCATCTTCTCAGACACTTACAGACAACGGGGTTGAGGACGCTGTCGCTCGCGTGCTCACCCGGCTGGAACAGGACCTGGGCGCCAGATTGAGGAGTTGA
- the infC gene encoding translation initiation factor IF-3, with translation MAAPKRNRVNEEITVPEVRLIGADGDQVGLVDLQAAMARATEEGLDLVEIVPNAEPPVCRLMDFGRFLFDQKKKKNEAKKKQKQVQVKEIKFRPGTDEGDYKVKLRNLTRFLHEGDKAKVTMRFRGREHAHRELGLDLLKRVETDLADVSVVEQQPQMEGRQMVMVLGPKKK, from the coding sequence ATCGCTGCACCAAAACGTAACCGCGTTAATGAGGAAATCACAGTCCCGGAAGTGCGACTGATCGGCGCGGATGGAGATCAGGTCGGTCTCGTCGATCTGCAAGCGGCTATGGCCCGCGCGACCGAAGAAGGGCTCGACTTAGTCGAGATCGTTCCTAATGCAGAGCCGCCGGTTTGCCGGTTGATGGATTTTGGCCGATTCCTGTTCGACCAGAAAAAGAAAAAGAACGAAGCAAAGAAAAAGCAGAAACAAGTTCAGGTTAAGGAAATCAAATTCCGCCCTGGCACCGACGAGGGCGACTACAAAGTCAAGCTCCGAAATCTGACCCGGTTTCTCCATGAAGGCGACAAAGCCAAAGTCACCATGCGCTTTCGCGGTCGCGAGCACGCCCACCGCGAGCTCGGTCTGGACCTGCTGAAACGCGTCGAGACAGATCTTGCCGATGTCAGTGTGGTCGAGCAGCAGCCGCAGATGGAAGGACGGCAAATGGTGATGGTTCTGGGTCCAAAGAAAAAATAA